The nucleotide window GCTCTTCTCAAGTGCGCCGGAAACGAAGCGGTCGCGCTGCTTCGCCATCTCAGCCGGATCCTTCTTACCCATCGCGCGGCGCAGAAGATCGGCTTCGCCCAGCGAATAGCCGGCGAGCACGTTGGCGATCTGCATCACCTGCTCCTGGTAGACGATGACGCCCAGCGTCTCCTTGAGAATGGTTTCCAGCGGAGGCAGTTCGTACTCCACCTTGCGCCGTCCCCACTTGCGCTCGATGAAGTCGTCGATCATGCCGCCCTGAATCGGGCCAGGACGGTAAAGCGCATTGAGAGCCGTCAGGTCCTCCACTGACGTCGGCTTATACCGGCGCAGCACGTCGCGCATGCCGCCCGATTCAAACTGGAAGACGCCTGATGTCAGAGCACGGTGATAAACCTTTTCGTAAGTCTCCTGGTCGTCGAGCGGAATCGTCTCAAGATCCAGCGTCACATCGCGGTTCTTCTTGATGAGCCTTAGACAATCATGGATGACCGTCAACGTGGTGAGCCCGAGGAAGTCCATCTTCAGCAGGCCCATCTTTTCGACCGCCTTCATGTCATAGGCGGTCACAATTTCATCGTTCTTGCTGCGGCTTAGCGGCACCAGGTCTGTCAGCGGACGAGGAGCAATCACGACGCCGGCCGCGTGCACACCGGCACCGCGCACCAGCCCCTCGAGCTTGAGCGCCGTGTCGATCAGCTCACGAATCTGCGGGTTGCCGTCATAGGCCTCCTGCAGCGGCGGCGAGTCCTTCAGTGCCTGCTCGATGGTTACGCCGATCGTCGCCGGAATCAGCTTCGCGATGCGATCCACGTCGCCATACGGCATGTCGAGCGCACGGCCTACGTCCTTGATCGAGGCCTTGGCCGCCATCGTATTGAAGGTGATGATCTGCGCCACCTGCTCGCGCCCATATTTGCGCGTGACATACTCGATCACCTCGCCGCGCCGGTTCATATCGAAGTCGATATCGATATCCGGCATCGAAACGCGCTCGGGATTCAAAAAGCGCTCGAAGAGCAGCTCATTCTGCAGCGGATCGATATTCGTGATCTCCATCACGTATCCGACCAGCGATCCCGCCGCCGAACCACGCCCTGGGCCGACAGGGATATCGTGCTCGCGCGCATAGCGGATAAAGTCCCAGACAATAAGGAAATAGCCCGGAAACTTCATCTGCTTGATGATGGAAATTTCGCGCTCCAGACGCGCCTCGTAAGCCTCGATCGGATGCCGCAACAGCCCGCGGCTCTGCAGATGGCGAACCGCCGTATCCAGACGCTTGCGGAAACCCTCGCGGCACACCTGCTCGAAGTAGCTGTCGATCGTATGCCCGTCCGGAACGGCAAACTCCGGGAAGGGATTATCTACCTTGCTCAGCTTCAGATTGCAGCGCTCGGCGAACTGCATCGTCCGGCTCACTACCTCCGGTGCATGCGAGAAGACCTTCTCCATCTCCGCCGCGGTCTTGACGAAGAACTGATCGGAATCGAACTTGAAGCGCTTCGGATCGTGGATCGAACCCGCAGTCTGCACGCACAGCAGCACCTCGTGCGCATGCGAATCATCCTCGCAGAGATAGTGGCTGTCATTGGTCGCGACGAGCGGGATGTTCAGCTCTTTTTCAATCCGGAACAGATCGGCATGAATCTTCTTTTCCAGCTCCAGCCCCTGGTCCTGGATCTCGAGGAAAAAATTCCCCTTCCCGAAGATGTCCTGGTACTGTGCCGCGGTCGTGCGGGCAGCGTTGTAATTCCCTGCCAGCAGGTTCTCCGATAGCTCACCGGAAAGACACCCCGAAAATCCAATCAGCCCGCTCGCATGCTCGGCCAGATACTTCTTGCTGATACGCGGCTTGCGATAGAAGCCGTGCAGCGAAGCCTCCGAGGTGATGCGAACCAGGTTGCGGTAGCCTTCTTCGTTTTCGGCCAGCACCAGCAGGTGGTTGTAATCGTCGCCCTGCGGATCGGCGCGATGGTCTTCTTTTTTGCAGACGTAGAGTTCGCAGCCCAGAATCGGCTTGATGCCGCGCTTCTTCGCGGCTTCAAAGAAGTGCACCGCGCCATAGATGTTGCCGTGGTCCGTGATTGCGACTGCTGACTGCCCGATATCGGCAACACGGTTGACCAGCTTTTCTACGTCGCAGGCTCCATCGAGGAGGGAGTAATCGGTATGGATATGCAGGTGCGTGAATTCAGCCATGATTCTTCCTCGATTCTATTCCTCATGGCTCGCCGTATCCGCATAGGCATTGCATGTTACGGCTGAGGAAAACCCGGTACAAAATCTCAGTCACGCACAGGCTCTTCTGTAGACGCGCCCTGCCCATCGGCAGGCAGCCACAGGGTAAAAATAGCGCCGCCGCCGGGCCGGTTGCCCATCGTCACCCCGCCGCCATGCGCGATCATGATGGCCTTCACAATCGCCAACCCCATGCCAGTGCCCGATGTACCCGGCTTCTGGTTTCGCCCCCGGAAAAACTTGTCGAAAATATACGGCTGATCCGCCTCATCGATTCCGGGCCCCCGGTCTTCGAGGCTCACCATCAGCCGGTAGTCCTCAACGCGTGCCCAGATGCGCAGGGATGAGGCATCCGGCGAATAACGTGCCGCATTTTCGATCAGATGCCGCAGCACCCGCCGCACCAACTCGCGATCCAGCAGCACCCGCGGCAGGTTATCCGGAATCTCCACTGTGACTGCGCGGTTGCCCAGCGGGCCGCGCGCCTCTTCAAGCGCCATCGCCACCAGATCGGCAATTTTCTCGGGCTTCGGCTTTACCTGAATACCCTGCGCATCCAGCTGGGCCATCTCCACGGCACGGCCGATCAGCAGGTCCAGCCGCGCCGACTCCTCTTCGATCACCGCGTACATTTCCGAACGCCCTTCGTTCGGCAGATTCGGGTGGCTGAGCAGTGTCGATGCCGCCGCGCGGATCGAGGTCAGCGGCGTACGCAGATCGTGTGTCACAGAATCGAGCAGCGCCGAACGCAGCCGTTCGCTCTCGCGTGCAGCCTCCACGTGCGTACTTTGTTCGATGGTGGCCGCGCGCTCCAGTGCAATGGCCACCAGCGCGCCGATAGCCTCGAGCTGTACATGCGAAGCGCTGCTGCCCAGCACGGCCAGAGCCCCCACCGAGCGCATGCCGAACATCAGCGGCACCACCTGCGCGCCATCAATCGCGCGCGCCCCCGTCTCGAGTGCCAGGGCCGCTTTGCGCAACTCCGCTGCCGGAAGCAGCACAGCCTCAGGGTCCGAGTAGTGTGCCGCGTCATGATCCCGCACATAAAGCGCCACGGCCCGAAAACCAAAAATCGTCGCCGCAATCGACGGTGCCTGTCTTGCCAGCGAACGGAAATCATCCTGCAGCATCAATTGCTGACTGAAGCCGTAGAGCTGCTCCACTTCCTGCCGCCGCGCCTCCGAGATACGCGTCTGCTGCCGAGCCGTATCCGAGAGATGACTCACCAGGATGCCCACAGAGAGAAACGCGCCCAGGGCAATCCAGTTCTGCGGATCGTGAATCGTGAAGGTCCCGATCGGAGGCAGAAAGTAGAAGTTATAGAGCAGCGCGCACAACACCGAGAGATAGATCGAATGAACGATTCGGAAGCGTGATGCAGTCAACAGCACCAGCACCAGGAAGGTGAGTGCCGCGGTGGTCTGGTTGATTTCTGCAAGGTAGCGGCAAACCAGCGCCACAGCCACCGCCGCTGCGGTGATGCCCAGGAACGAAACCAGCTCACGGCGCACGCTCTGTCGATCCATACTCGCGTCGATGATACAGTCAGGAACGATGGGCCCCAAGCGGCGCCCTGGTAAAACCATGGCTGAACGAGTTCTTGTCGTCGACGACGAAGCGCAGATCACTCGCGTACTGCGCACCGCACTCTCCGCACAAAACTATGATGTCCGCACCGCAAACGACCCCGAAGAGGCACTGCATCTCTTCGAAGAGTGGGCGCCGGACCTGATCATCACCGATCTCATGATGCCCGGCATGACCGGCGTCGAGCTCTGCCGCGCCATCCGCACCCGCAGCAAGGTGCCTATCCTCGTGCTTTCGGTCCGCGAACAGGAACGCTCCAAAGTCGAAGCGCTCGATGCCGGAGCGGATGACTATGTCACCAAGCCCTTCAGCATCCAGGAACTGATGGCCCGCGTCCGCGCGCACCTGCGCCGCGCCCCGGAACGAGTCACCGATGCCCCCGTCACGGTCGGTGACTTTATCGTCGACATCGCGGCCCACGCAGTCACCGTTGCAGGCCGCTCTGTGCACCTCACCCCCAAGGAATTCGACCTGCTGCTGCTCTTCGCCCGCAATGCCGGCAAGGTGCTCACCCACCGCGCACTGCTGACTGCCGTCTGGGGTGCGCAATCTGCGCAACAGCCTGAATACCTGCGCGTATTTGTCGGCCAGCTGCGCAAGAAACTGCAAGGGGATAGCGGCAAGGAATACATTCAGACCGAGCCCTGGGTGGGCTATCGCTTCCTCCCTGACGGAGGCACCGAATAGCACCCATTACGACTTCCTTATAAATCCCTTACGAGGTGCTTAGCGTCCTGCTTGTTTACTGAGTTTTAGTCGATGATCTCAGTATGACAACCCTGCGTGACACCTCGAAGTTTCTGATTCTGATCGGTCTGCTCCTCCTGGCATTGCCTCTCGTCGCACAAGGCTCTGCGGCGTCCAATTCGCAGCAGCCTCCAGCAAATGACGGCGAAGTGCAGCAGCTGCGCGATACCGTCAAGCTTCTTGAGCAGCGCGTCAGCGCGCTCGAAGCTGAGATCGGTCGGCAATCCCACGCCGACTCGGCCACTGCCACCACAGAAGCCTCGAGCCTGACCGCGGCCACCAAGGAACTTTCCCCCACCCCGCCGTCCGCAACGCTTCCCGCGCCGGCTTCGCCCCCGGCAGCCGCGGTATCGATCCTCCCCACGCAGCTTCCCGGCGGCGCCACGCTCGGGTATGACATCGACGGCTACTACGAGTACGACTTCAACCATCCCATCGGCCGCGTCGACTACCTCCGTGCCTACGATGTCCTGAGCAACGCCTTCAGTCTGAACCAGGCCGGAATCGTCTTCGACCTCGATCCCGATGTCTCCCATGGCCGCCGCTACGGCGCGCGCCTCGACCTGCAGTTCGGCCAGGCGACTGAAACCAGCCAGGGCAACCCTGAAAATGAACCCCGCCCCGATATCTACCGGAATATTTTCCAGGCTTATGGCACCTATGTCGTCCCCGTCGGTTCGGGTCTAAATGTGGACTTCGGCAAGTGGGCCAGCTCGCTGGGCGCCGAAGGCAATTACACCAAGGACCAGCTGAACTACACCCGGTCTTTCTTCTTCAACTATCTGCCCTTCTATCACATGGGCATACGCACTTCGTACAAGGTCAACAGCTGGCTTACCGCCAACTACTGGATCGTGAACGGCACCAACCAGACCGAGCCCACGAACTCCTTCAAGGACGAGCTCTTCGGCTTCAACCTTCAACCCGCAAAGAGCGTCGCCTGGACGATCAACTATTACCTCGGGCAAGACCATCCCGACGTAACTACATCCACCGGCTGCACCACGCCGGTACAACCCGGCCTCTGCTTCACTCCGATCTCACCGGCGCCCGACGGCAAGCTTCATATCTTCGACAGCTATGCCACCTGGACCGTGAACCCGCGCCTCTCATTCACCGGCGAAGGCGACTACGTCATCGAACGCGAGTGGGCCAACGCCGCTCCCGGCGAATCTTCCGCGCCCTCGCATGTGGATGGCGGCGCCGCCTATGTGCATTTCCAATGGACGCCCCGCACCGCGCTCACCGCACGCACGGAATATCTCTCCGACCGTGGCGGTCTCTTCAGCGGCACGACGCAGGCGCTCAAGGAAGGCACCTTCACCTACGAATACAAGCTTGCTGACAATCTGCTGGCACGCATGGAATACCGTCGCGACTGGACAAACGTGCCTTTCTTTTTAACCGACAAAACAGGACTGCTCTCCGATCACCAGACCACCGCCACGCTCGGCCTTGTCTGGTGGTACGGAGGACGGCAAGGCGCCTGGTAACAAGCCCTCGTACTACGCAAGGAGCAATTGTGCTGGACATACTTATGCTCGTCATCACCGCGGCCTTCTTCATTGTGGCCCTGCTCTATCTCGCCGCCTGCGAGCGGCTAAGGTAGCCCCTGAGGAAACCATGGATATCACTACCCTGATCGTTGTCCTGCTCACCATTGCGCTGCTGGTGTATCTGGTCTTTGCGCTGCTTTCCCCGGAGAAATTCTGAAATGACCGCGAATGGATGGCTGCAGATTCTTCTGCTGCTCGCTGCAGTTGTAATACTGATGCGCCCTCTT belongs to Silvibacterium dinghuense and includes:
- the kdpF gene encoding K(+)-transporting ATPase subunit F, giving the protein MDITTLIVVLLTIALLVYLVFALLSPEKF
- the dnaE gene encoding DNA polymerase III subunit alpha yields the protein MAEFTHLHIHTDYSLLDGACDVEKLVNRVADIGQSAVAITDHGNIYGAVHFFEAAKKRGIKPILGCELYVCKKEDHRADPQGDDYNHLLVLAENEEGYRNLVRITSEASLHGFYRKPRISKKYLAEHASGLIGFSGCLSGELSENLLAGNYNAARTTAAQYQDIFGKGNFFLEIQDQGLELEKKIHADLFRIEKELNIPLVATNDSHYLCEDDSHAHEVLLCVQTAGSIHDPKRFKFDSDQFFVKTAAEMEKVFSHAPEVVSRTMQFAERCNLKLSKVDNPFPEFAVPDGHTIDSYFEQVCREGFRKRLDTAVRHLQSRGLLRHPIEAYEARLEREISIIKQMKFPGYFLIVWDFIRYAREHDIPVGPGRGSAAGSLVGYVMEITNIDPLQNELLFERFLNPERVSMPDIDIDFDMNRRGEVIEYVTRKYGREQVAQIITFNTMAAKASIKDVGRALDMPYGDVDRIAKLIPATIGVTIEQALKDSPPLQEAYDGNPQIRELIDTALKLEGLVRGAGVHAAGVVIAPRPLTDLVPLSRSKNDEIVTAYDMKAVEKMGLLKMDFLGLTTLTVIHDCLRLIKKNRDVTLDLETIPLDDQETYEKVYHRALTSGVFQFESGGMRDVLRRYKPTSVEDLTALNALYRPGPIQGGMIDDFIERKWGRRKVEYELPPLETILKETLGVIVYQEQVMQIANVLAGYSLGEADLLRRAMGKKDPAEMAKQRDRFVSGALEKSFPKDKIVRIFDLMEQFAGYGFNKSHSAAYALLAYQTAYLKTHYPVEFMAALLTSEISKPENVVKYIKECREMEIPVEPPDVLFSDADFTPHGNAIRFGLTAIKNVGRNAIDSILAARSELTETGKSFSSYWEFCEKIDLRLINKRVLESLIKAGALDSFGRRSQLIAATDKAIEQAQKSQRDMASGQHGLFGIFDDHPAAAAVDDLPNVADWDENQRLQSEKEVLGFFVSGHPLDKYADKLRNVSGVVDTAAALEMKQSSAPPRRGQPQEPDVAVAGVIVGLKVAKSKRSGELYAAASLEDTVGKIDIICFPKDYARLAESLKIEVPVLIKGNIRAEEDAAPKIAIASIQPLEDVKVKLPLNIRLKVPLERASEATLEELKVLLEAAPGPGKLMLSLEQKGEYCVIMEPAGFAIAADRGFIDRTEALLGRGVVQILD
- a CDS encoding response regulator transcription factor, with the protein product MAERVLVVDDEAQITRVLRTALSAQNYDVRTANDPEEALHLFEEWAPDLIITDLMMPGMTGVELCRAIRTRSKVPILVLSVREQERSKVEALDAGADDYVTKPFSIQELMARVRAHLRRAPERVTDAPVTVGDFIVDIAAHAVTVAGRSVHLTPKEFDLLLLFARNAGKVLTHRALLTAVWGAQSAQQPEYLRVFVGQLRKKLQGDSGKEYIQTEPWVGYRFLPDGGTE
- a CDS encoding sensor histidine kinase, which translates into the protein MDRQSVRRELVSFLGITAAAVAVALVCRYLAEINQTTAALTFLVLVLLTASRFRIVHSIYLSVLCALLYNFYFLPPIGTFTIHDPQNWIALGAFLSVGILVSHLSDTARQQTRISEARRQEVEQLYGFSQQLMLQDDFRSLARQAPSIAATIFGFRAVALYVRDHDAAHYSDPEAVLLPAAELRKAALALETGARAIDGAQVVPLMFGMRSVGALAVLGSSASHVQLEAIGALVAIALERAATIEQSTHVEAARESERLRSALLDSVTHDLRTPLTSIRAAASTLLSHPNLPNEGRSEMYAVIEEESARLDLLIGRAVEMAQLDAQGIQVKPKPEKIADLVAMALEEARGPLGNRAVTVEIPDNLPRVLLDRELVRRVLRHLIENAARYSPDASSLRIWARVEDYRLMVSLEDRGPGIDEADQPYIFDKFFRGRNQKPGTSGTGMGLAIVKAIMIAHGGGVTMGNRPGGGAIFTLWLPADGQGASTEEPVRD
- a CDS encoding outer membrane beta-barrel protein — encoded protein: MTTLRDTSKFLILIGLLLLALPLVAQGSAASNSQQPPANDGEVQQLRDTVKLLEQRVSALEAEIGRQSHADSATATTEASSLTAATKELSPTPPSATLPAPASPPAAAVSILPTQLPGGATLGYDIDGYYEYDFNHPIGRVDYLRAYDVLSNAFSLNQAGIVFDLDPDVSHGRRYGARLDLQFGQATETSQGNPENEPRPDIYRNIFQAYGTYVVPVGSGLNVDFGKWASSLGAEGNYTKDQLNYTRSFFFNYLPFYHMGIRTSYKVNSWLTANYWIVNGTNQTEPTNSFKDELFGFNLQPAKSVAWTINYYLGQDHPDVTTSTGCTTPVQPGLCFTPISPAPDGKLHIFDSYATWTVNPRLSFTGEGDYVIEREWANAAPGESSAPSHVDGGAAYVHFQWTPRTALTARTEYLSDRGGLFSGTTQALKEGTFTYEYKLADNLLARMEYRRDWTNVPFFLTDKTGLLSDHQTTATLGLVWWYGGRQGAW